The Microtus pennsylvanicus isolate mMicPen1 chromosome 14, mMicPen1.hap1, whole genome shotgun sequence DNA window TGGATACAGATCATATAGTTATAGAAAATTAATGCGCTTTATCTAAGTTTTGAGAAATAAAAGGTCTCtcttttttggtttattgagacagggtttctctgtgtaatggccctagctgtctggaacttgctgtgtagaccagactggcctcgaactagcagagatccgcctgtctctgcctctcaagtaataggattaaaggcgtgtgcgctACCACCCCACCGAGAAATAAAAGGTACAATTCAGAGTTCAGAGGTAAAAATATTCTCAGGTTGGTAAAGATGCTAATGATTAGTATGTGAGACAAATAGGCAACATTAAAGGTTCAGTaacagtaattaaatatttttttattttgcagatACGTAGCATTTTTAAAGTAACCAGAAAGTGTAAAATAAATGTGCTTATCTGTATTCTGTTTTTAATCAACTTTTCCCCTTCCTGTCCAGCTGTAGTGACCCCGTGCAGCGGATTGAGCAGTGTACACGAGGCTCTCTCTTCATGTGTAGCATTGTTCAAGGTTGCAAGAGAACGTATCTGTCTCAGAGAGACTTACAAGCTCATATCAACCATCGCCATATGAGAGCTGGGAAGCCTGTTACCCGTGCTTCACTTGAGAATGTTCATCCTCCTATTGCCCCTCCTCCAGCCGAGATCCCCGATCGTTTCATAATGCCGCCGGACAAGCACCACATGAGCCATATTCCTCCCAAGCAGCACATCATGATGCCGCCACCTCCTCTGCAGCATGTGCCGCATGAGCATTACAGTCAGCCACACGAGGATATCCGTGCTCCTCCAGCAGAATTGTCCATGGCTCCACCTCCACCTCGTTCGGTCAGTCAGGAAACCTTTCGTATTTCAACAAGAAAACACAGCAATTTAATAACTGTCCCTATTCAGGATGACTCAAGTTCAGGTGCTAGAGAACCACCACCTCCTGCCCCAGCGCCTGCTCACCATCATCCTGAATATCAGGGCCAACCAGTGGTATCGCACCCTCATCATATTATGCCTCCACAGCAACATTAtgcaccacccccacctcctccaccaccaatAAGCCATCCAATGCCACATCCTCCCCAGGCTGCAGGCACTCCTCACTTGGTGTATAGCCAAGCTCCACCTCCACCAATGACCTCTGCTCCACCACCAATAACCCCTCCCCCTGGACATATTATTGCCCAGATGCCACCTTATATGAATCATCCTCCTCCAGGACCCCCCCCACCTCAGCATGGTGGTCCACCTGTAACTGCACCCCCTCCTCACCATTACAACCCTAACTCTTTACCCCAGTTTACTGAAGATCAAGGAACTTTGAGCCCTCCATTTACACAACCAGGAGGAATGAGTCCTGGTATATGGCCTGCACCAAGAggtccaccaccacctccacgaATGCAGGGCCCGCCTTCTCAA harbors:
- the Cbll1 gene encoding E3 ubiquitin-protein ligase Hakai isoform X4; the protein is MPALPERTSASGLRKVERTRLLRLRSDSLPFPLCPASRIMDHTDNELQGTNSSGSLGGLDVRRRIPIKLISKQANKVKPAARTQRTISRMPAKAPPGFDYNEEQRYDCKGGEHFGSQRRFPGHLFWDFKINILGEKDDTPVHFCDKCGLPIKVYGRMIPCKHVFCYDCAILHEKKGDKMCPGCSDPVQRIEQCTRGSLFMCSIVQGCKRTYLSQRDLQAHINHRHMRAGKPVTRASLENVHPPIAPPPAEIPDRFIMPPDKHHMSHIPPKQHIMMPPPPLQHVPHEHYSQPHEDIRAPPAELSMAPPPPRSVSQETFRISTRKHSNLITVPIQDDSSSGAREPPPPAPAPAHHHPEYQGQPVVSHPHHIMPPQQHYAPPPPPPPPISHPMPHPPQAAGTPHLVYSQAPPPPMTSAPPPITPPPGHIIAQMPPYMNHPPPGPPPPQHGGPPVTAPPPHHYNPNSLPQFTEDQGTLSPPFTQPGGMSPGIWPAPRGPPPPPRMQGPPSQTPLPGPHHPDQTRYRPYYQ
- the Cbll1 gene encoding E3 ubiquitin-protein ligase Hakai isoform X2, producing the protein MPALPERTSASGLRKVERTRLLRLRSDSLPFPLCPASRIMDHTDNELQGTNSSGSLGGLDVRRRIPIKLISKQANKVKPAARTQRTISRMPAKAPPGDEGFDYNEEQRYDCKGGEHFGSQRRFPGHLFWDFKINILGEKDDTPVHFCDKCGLPIKVYGRMIPCKHVFCYDCAILHEKKGDKMCPGCSDPVQRIEQCTRGSLFMCSIVQGCKRTYLSQRDLQAHINHRHMRAGKPVTRASLENVHPPIAPPPAEIPDRFIMPPDKHHMSHIPPKQHIMMPPPPLQHVPHEHYSQPHEDIRAPPAELSMAPPPPRSVSQETFRISTRKHSNLITVPIQDDSSSGAREPPPPAPAPAHHHPEYQGQPVVSHPHHIMPPQQHYAPPPPPPPPISHPMPHPPQAAGTPHLVYSQAPPPPMTSAPPPITPPPGHIIAQMPPYMNHPPPGPPPPQHGGPPVTAPPPHHYNPNSLPQFTEDQGTLSPPFTQPGGMSPGIWPAPRGPPPPPRMQGPPSQTPLPGPHHPDQTRYRPYYQ
- the Cbll1 gene encoding E3 ubiquitin-protein ligase Hakai isoform X1 yields the protein MPALPERTSASGLRKVERTRLLRLRSDSLPFPLCPASRIMDHTDNELQGTNSSGSLGGLDVRRRIPIKLISKQANKVKPAARTQRTISRMPAKAPPGDEEGFDYNEEQRYDCKGGEHFGSQRRFPGHLFWDFKINILGEKDDTPVHFCDKCGLPIKVYGRMIPCKHVFCYDCAILHEKKGDKMCPGCSDPVQRIEQCTRGSLFMCSIVQGCKRTYLSQRDLQAHINHRHMRAGKPVTRASLENVHPPIAPPPAEIPDRFIMPPDKHHMSHIPPKQHIMMPPPPLQHVPHEHYSQPHEDIRAPPAELSMAPPPPRSVSQETFRISTRKHSNLITVPIQDDSSSGAREPPPPAPAPAHHHPEYQGQPVVSHPHHIMPPQQHYAPPPPPPPPISHPMPHPPQAAGTPHLVYSQAPPPPMTSAPPPITPPPGHIIAQMPPYMNHPPPGPPPPQHGGPPVTAPPPHHYNPNSLPQFTEDQGTLSPPFTQPGGMSPGIWPAPRGPPPPPRMQGPPSQTPLPGPHHPDQTRYRPYYQ
- the Cbll1 gene encoding E3 ubiquitin-protein ligase Hakai isoform X3, with translation MPALPERTSASGLRKVERTRLLRLRSDSLPFPLCPASRIMDHTDNELQGTNSSGSLGGLDVRRRIPIKLISKQANKVKPAARTQRTISRMPAKAPPEGFDYNEEQRYDCKGGEHFGSQRRFPGHLFWDFKINILGEKDDTPVHFCDKCGLPIKVYGRMIPCKHVFCYDCAILHEKKGDKMCPGCSDPVQRIEQCTRGSLFMCSIVQGCKRTYLSQRDLQAHINHRHMRAGKPVTRASLENVHPPIAPPPAEIPDRFIMPPDKHHMSHIPPKQHIMMPPPPLQHVPHEHYSQPHEDIRAPPAELSMAPPPPRSVSQETFRISTRKHSNLITVPIQDDSSSGAREPPPPAPAPAHHHPEYQGQPVVSHPHHIMPPQQHYAPPPPPPPPISHPMPHPPQAAGTPHLVYSQAPPPPMTSAPPPITPPPGHIIAQMPPYMNHPPPGPPPPQHGGPPVTAPPPHHYNPNSLPQFTEDQGTLSPPFTQPGGMSPGIWPAPRGPPPPPRMQGPPSQTPLPGPHHPDQTRYRPYYQ